ACGGCATCCACCCCTGGATCGTCGACCACCTCACCGACCGGCCCGACCACCTGTGGTCCAAGCCGCCCAAGACCGAGGAGCCGTTCTCCACGCCCCGCTCCTGGCACATGCTCTCCGACGCCCTGCACTCCTTCGGCCAGGACCTCGACGAGGAGACCCTGAAGGTCCTGGCGCACGGCACGCTGACGCCCGCGCACGCGACCGCGTTCTGCGGCTACGTCAAGATCGTCCGCAGCCGGTACGGCATCGAGGCGATCCTCAAGGGCGACGCCCGCTGGCCGAACCGCCTCCAGGACCGCGACCTGCTCTACTACCTCGCCGAGTCCTTCCGCGGCCGCCTCATCAAGGAACTGCCCGCGAGCAAGGACCACATGTCGGCGAACGGCCGCCAGGCCGCGTACCGCGCCAAGTCGCTGCTCGTGCAGCTCGCCGAGATCTCCGTCGAGGTCGCCCAGAGCGTCATCGCCTCCGACACCGACGGCAATCCGGTGCTGCCCGCCTGGTTCCTGGTGGAGGCGGCGCGGGACATGCCGCGGCTGGTGGAGGCGCGGCGATGAGCCGCACGCGGTCGAAGGGGCAGAAGAAACGGGACCTGGCGGGGGAGGCCTTCGCCGAGGGGCTGCGGCTCGTGCGCGCCAACCCGGCGCTGGCCGCCGTCGACTTCACGGTCTGCCGTGAGGAGAACTGCGCCCTGGCTCCCCGCGACGGCCTCGTCCGCGTCGACTCCGACGGCACGCTGCACGCCCATCCCGACCTCCCCCACGCTCGAACAGGCTCGCGCGGGGGCACCCCCACCGCCGACCCCGCCGCC
The nucleotide sequence above comes from Streptomyces sp. NL15-2K. Encoded proteins:
- a CDS encoding MoxR family ATPase, which produces MQAAVTVTPARIPELLLGLATVRPVFVWGAPGIGKSSLVREFAASLGLECVSLLGTQLAPEDLIGVPQIRDGRSVFCPPETIARDEPYCLFLDELNAATPDVQKAFYSLILDRRIGNYELPAGSIVIGAGNRATDNALARPIASALVNRLTHVHLEASAKDWLVWAAGNGIHPWIVDHLTDRPDHLWSKPPKTEEPFSTPRSWHMLSDALHSFGQDLDEETLKVLAHGTLTPAHATAFCGYVKIVRSRYGIEAILKGDARWPNRLQDRDLLYYLAESFRGRLIKELPASKDHMSANGRQAAYRAKSLLVQLAEISVEVAQSVIASDTDGNPVLPAWFLVEAARDMPRLVEARR